A single region of the Aquarana catesbeiana isolate 2022-GZ linkage group LG07, ASM4218655v1, whole genome shotgun sequence genome encodes:
- the LOC141103006 gene encoding pyruvate dehydrogenase E1 component subunit beta, mitochondrial-like translates to MDTPISEMGFAGIAVGAAMAGLRPICEFMTFNFSMQAIDQVISSAAKTHYMSAGLVPVPIVFRGPNGASAGVAAQHSQCFAAWYGHCPGLKVVSPWNAEDAKGLLKASIRDDNPGVFWENELMYGIPFELSEEAQSKDFVVPIGKAKIERPGSQITVVAHFRPVGHCIEAATVLAKEGIDCEVINLRTIQPMDIETIEASIVKTNHLVTIEGGWPQFGVGAEICARIMEGPAFNYLDSPVFRVTGADLPMPYAKTLEENCTPQVKDIIFAVKKTLNLI, encoded by the exons ATGGATACTCCTATATCTGAG atggGATTTGCAGGTATCGCTGTTGGTGCTGCTATG GCTGGATTGAGGCCAATATGTGAGTTTATGACATTTAACTTCTCCATGCAAGCCATTGATCAAGTCATTAGTTCTGCTGCTAAGACCCATTACATGTCAGCTGGGCTCGTCCCTGTTCCAATCGTTTTCCGGGGACCCAACGGAGCATCGGCCGGTGTGGCTGCCCAGCATTCTCAGTGTTTTGCCGCCTGGTATGGGCACTGTCCAGGACTGAAGGTCGTGAGTCCCTGGAATGCTGAAGATGCAAAGGGTCTGCTGAAAGCTTCAATCCGAGATGATAATCCAGGTG tTTTTTGGGAGAATGAACTAATGTACGGTATTCCATTCGAACTGTCCGAGGAAGCTCAGTCTAAAGACTTTGTTGTTCCTATTGGTAAAGCAAAGATTGAACGGCCAG GCAGTCAGATCACTGTGGTCGCTCACTTTCGTCCTGTGGGTCACTGTATAGAGGCTGCCACTGTGCTGGCAAAGGAAGGGATTGATTGTGAG GTCATCAACTTACGCACAATCCAACCAATGGACATTGAAACTATAGAGGCCAGCATTGTGAAGACCAACCATCTGGTCACAATCGAGGGAGGGTGGCCTCAGTTTGGTGTAGGAGCTGAAATCTGTGCCAGGATTATGGAAG GTCCTGCATTCAATTACCTGGATTCTCCTGTGTTCCGTGTAACTGGAGCTGATCTTCCCATGCCTTATGCCAAGACCTTGGAAGAAAACTGCACACCCCAAGTAAAGGATATCATATTTGCAGTGAAAAAGACTCTAAATCTTATCtaa